In one Aeromicrobium erythreum genomic region, the following are encoded:
- a CDS encoding phosphoribosyl-ATP diphosphatase, which produces MKTFEDLFAELAAKAQARPEGSRTVAELDAGVHAIGKKLVEEAAESWMAAEHEGRERTAEELSQLLYHAQVMMIAAGITLDDVYAHL; this is translated from the coding sequence ATGAAGACCTTCGAGGACCTGTTCGCCGAGCTCGCCGCCAAGGCGCAGGCCCGGCCCGAGGGCTCGCGCACCGTGGCCGAGCTCGACGCCGGCGTGCACGCCATCGGCAAGAAGCTCGTCGAGGAGGCCGCCGAGTCGTGGATGGCCGCCGAGCACGAGGGCCGCGAGCGGACCGCCGAGGAGCTCAGCCAGCTGCTGTACCACGCGCAGGTGATGATGATCGCCGCCGGCATCACGCTCGACGACGTCTACGCGCATCTGTGA
- a CDS encoding bifunctional 3,4-dihydroxy-2-butanone-4-phosphate synthase/GTP cyclohydrolase II codes for MSTYSDADGDTVRLDSIERAIADIRDGKAVVVVDDPGRENEGDIIFAASKATPELMGFLIRHSSGYVCAPAPGAVLDRLGIPLMTPHNRELMRTAYTISIDARDGITTGISAADRARTVRVLADSATESFELVMPGHVLPLRAKDGGVLARAGHTEAAVDLTRLAGLTPVGVIGEVVHDDGELMRAPALRAFADEHDLALVSIEDLQVHLRLHESQVERLAETSLPTEFGSFRALGYRDRIDGAEHVALVHGDVDAAAAGGAGVLVRLHSECLTGDVFGSRRCDCGPQLQASMAAIKAEGAGVVVYLRGHEGRGIGLLHKLQAYALQDAGSDTVDANLALGFGEDERDYAAGAQMLRDLGLRSVRLLTNNPDKATQLEAYGVKVAERVPIQIEPTPENIQYLRTKAERMGHDLPDLGLGDTTTEGE; via the coding sequence ATGAGCACCTACTCCGACGCCGACGGCGACACCGTCCGGCTCGACAGCATCGAACGGGCGATCGCCGACATCCGCGACGGCAAGGCTGTCGTCGTGGTCGACGACCCCGGCCGCGAGAACGAGGGCGACATCATCTTCGCGGCGAGCAAGGCGACGCCGGAGCTGATGGGCTTCCTCATCCGGCACTCCAGCGGCTACGTCTGCGCCCCGGCCCCCGGCGCCGTGCTGGACCGGCTGGGCATCCCGCTCATGACGCCGCACAACCGCGAGCTGATGCGCACCGCGTACACGATCTCGATCGACGCGCGTGACGGCATCACGACCGGCATCTCGGCCGCCGACCGGGCGCGGACCGTCCGGGTGCTGGCGGACTCGGCGACGGAGTCCTTCGAGCTCGTCATGCCGGGCCACGTGCTGCCGCTGCGCGCGAAGGACGGCGGCGTGCTGGCCCGCGCCGGGCACACGGAGGCCGCGGTCGACCTCACCCGCCTGGCGGGCCTCACGCCGGTCGGGGTCATCGGGGAGGTGGTGCACGACGACGGCGAGCTGATGCGCGCCCCCGCGCTGCGCGCGTTCGCCGACGAGCACGACCTCGCCCTGGTCTCGATCGAGGACCTGCAGGTGCACCTGCGCCTGCACGAGTCGCAGGTCGAGCGGCTCGCGGAGACGTCGCTGCCGACGGAGTTCGGCTCCTTCCGGGCGCTGGGCTACCGCGACCGCATCGACGGCGCGGAGCACGTCGCGCTCGTGCACGGTGACGTCGACGCGGCGGCTGCCGGAGGAGCGGGCGTGCTGGTGCGGCTGCACTCCGAGTGCCTCACCGGTGACGTGTTCGGCTCGCGGCGCTGCGACTGCGGCCCGCAGCTGCAGGCGTCGATGGCGGCGATCAAGGCCGAGGGTGCCGGCGTCGTCGTCTACCTGCGGGGGCACGAGGGCCGGGGGATCGGCCTGCTGCACAAGCTGCAGGCGTACGCGCTGCAGGACGCCGGCAGCGACACGGTCGACGCCAACCTCGCGCTGGGCTTCGGCGAGGACGAGCGCGACTACGCCGCCGGGGCGCAGATGCTGCGCGACCTCGGCCTGCGCTCGGTGCGGCTGCTGACCAACAACCCCGACAAGGCCACGCAGCTCGAGGCCTACGGCGTCAAGGTGGCCGAGCGGGTGCCGATCCAGATCGAGCCGACCCCCGAGAACATCCAGTACCTGCGCACGAAGGCCGAGCGCATGGGGCACGACCTGCCCGACCTCGGTCTCGGCGACACCACCACGGAAGGCGAGTAG
- the ribH gene encoding 6,7-dimethyl-8-ribityllumazine synthase: protein MSGHGAPTLQVEAAGARVAIVASSWHDQVMDGLVAGAERALADAGVTDVTLLRAAGSFELPLVSQGCAAAGFDAVVALGVIIRGGTPHFEYVSAAATDGLARVALDTGVPVGFGLLTCDTEEQALDRAGLEGSAEDKGREAAEAALSTWATLRGLASLD, encoded by the coding sequence ATGAGCGGACACGGAGCGCCCACCCTCCAGGTCGAGGCGGCGGGAGCGCGCGTCGCGATCGTCGCGTCGAGCTGGCACGACCAGGTCATGGACGGTCTGGTGGCGGGTGCCGAGCGCGCCCTGGCCGACGCCGGCGTCACCGACGTGACGCTGCTGCGGGCGGCCGGGTCGTTCGAGCTGCCCCTCGTGTCGCAGGGCTGCGCGGCTGCCGGCTTCGACGCGGTCGTGGCCCTCGGCGTGATCATCCGCGGCGGCACCCCGCACTTCGAGTACGTGTCGGCCGCGGCCACCGACGGCCTCGCGCGGGTCGCGCTCGACACGGGCGTGCCCGTGGGCTTCGGGCTGCTGACGTGCGACACCGAGGAGCAGGCGCTCGACCGCGCCGGGCTCGAGGGCAGCGCCGAGGACAAGGGCCGGGAGGCCGCAGAGGCCGCTCTGTCGACCTGGGCGACCCTCCGCGGTCTCGCGTCCCTAGACTGA
- the hisG gene encoding ATP phosphoribosyltransferase, translating to MLRVAVPNKGALSEAASQILAEAGYRQRRNAKDLVLVDAENDVEFFYLRPRDIAVYVGEGTLDVGITGRDLLLDSAASAAEQVGLGFGRSTFRFAAPTGTMRTIDELEGKRIATSYPVIVQDYLRGRGVSASVVRLDGAVESSIRLGVADAIADVVETGSTLRQADLAVFGDPILSSEAVLITRAGAEEPAGYEVFKRRLDSVLVARTYVMMDYDIRVEQVERAVELTPGIESPTVSPLHREGWVAVRSMVPRDAAQKIMDSLYGLGARGILVTDILACRV from the coding sequence ATGCTGAGAGTGGCCGTGCCCAACAAGGGTGCCCTGTCCGAGGCCGCCAGCCAGATCCTCGCCGAGGCCGGGTACCGGCAGCGGCGCAACGCGAAGGACCTCGTCCTCGTCGACGCCGAGAACGACGTCGAGTTCTTCTACCTCCGCCCGCGCGACATCGCCGTGTACGTGGGCGAGGGGACGCTCGACGTCGGCATCACCGGCCGCGACCTCCTGCTCGACTCCGCCGCCTCGGCGGCGGAGCAGGTCGGGCTCGGCTTCGGTCGCTCGACCTTCCGCTTCGCCGCCCCCACGGGCACGATGCGGACCATCGACGAGCTCGAGGGCAAGCGCATCGCCACGTCCTACCCCGTGATCGTCCAGGACTACCTGCGCGGACGCGGTGTCAGCGCCTCGGTCGTGCGCCTGGACGGCGCGGTCGAGTCGTCGATCCGGCTCGGGGTCGCCGACGCCATCGCCGACGTCGTCGAGACGGGCAGCACCCTGCGCCAGGCAGACCTCGCCGTCTTCGGCGACCCGATCCTGTCGTCGGAGGCCGTGCTGATCACCCGGGCCGGCGCCGAGGAGCCCGCCGGCTACGAGGTGTTCAAGCGCCGCCTCGACAGCGTCCTCGTCGCCCGCACCTACGTGATGATGGACTACGACATCCGGGTCGAGCAGGTGGAGCGCGCCGTCGAGCTGACGCCGGGCATCGAGTCGCCGACCGTGTCGCCCCTTCATCGGGAAGGGTGGGTCGCCGTGCGCTCGATGGTGCCGCGCGACGCCGCCCAGAAGATCATGGACAGCCTGTACGGCCTCGGCGCCCGCGGCATCCTCGTCACGGACATCCTCGCGTGCCGGGTGTGA
- the rpe gene encoding ribulose-phosphate 3-epimerase encodes MAIQITPSLLNADFANLAGEAARIPTADWLHMDVMDNHFVPNLTLGAPVIEALSKAAQQPIDAHLMIADPDRWAPAFAEAGAGSITFHVEAAAAPVRLAREIRAQGARASMALKPATPIEPYAGVLPELDMVLVMTVEPGFGGQKFLDLCLPKIRRTRELIAASGGEVWLQVDGGVSVETIERCAEAGADTFVAGSAVFGADDPGSMVETLRDLATSACAH; translated from the coding sequence ATGGCCATCCAGATCACGCCGAGCCTGCTGAACGCCGACTTCGCGAACCTCGCGGGGGAGGCCGCTCGCATCCCGACGGCGGACTGGCTCCACATGGACGTCATGGACAACCACTTCGTGCCGAACCTGACGCTCGGCGCGCCCGTCATCGAGGCGCTGAGCAAGGCGGCGCAGCAGCCGATCGACGCCCACCTCATGATCGCCGACCCCGACCGGTGGGCCCCCGCGTTCGCCGAGGCAGGGGCGGGGAGCATCACCTTCCACGTCGAGGCCGCCGCTGCGCCGGTGCGGCTGGCCCGCGAGATCCGCGCCCAGGGTGCGCGGGCGTCCATGGCGCTCAAGCCGGCGACGCCGATCGAGCCCTACGCCGGGGTGCTGCCCGAGCTCGACATGGTCCTCGTGATGACGGTGGAGCCCGGGTTCGGCGGCCAGAAGTTCCTCGACCTCTGCCTGCCGAAGATCCGGCGCACCCGTGAGCTGATCGCCGCGAGCGGCGGCGAGGTCTGGCTGCAGGTCGACGGCGGGGTCTCCGTGGAGACCATCGAGCGGTGCGCCGAGGCCGGCGCCGACACGTTCGTCGCCGGCTCGGCGGTGTTCGGCGCGGACGACCCGGGCTCCATGGTGGAGACCCTGCGCGACCTCGCCACCAGCGCCTGCGCGCACTGA
- a CDS encoding riboflavin synthase — translation MFTGLVEEKGVVTAVETLDDAVRLSVRGPLVTSDATHGASISVNGCCLTVMAQEADVFSADVMAESLDKTSLGDLAAGAEVNLERAMAAGGRMGGHVVQGHVDGTGALIDRTPSEHWEVLRFSLPSDLARYLVPKGSITVQGVSLTVVEVTDPQDPAPWFSVSLIPTTLADTTLGTLAPGDRVNLEVDVLAKYVERLLAARLPKENPA, via the coding sequence ATGTTCACCGGACTCGTGGAGGAGAAGGGCGTCGTGACCGCGGTCGAGACGCTCGACGACGCGGTGCGGCTCTCGGTGCGCGGACCGCTCGTCACGAGCGACGCGACCCATGGTGCGTCGATCTCCGTCAACGGCTGCTGCCTCACCGTGATGGCGCAGGAGGCGGACGTCTTCAGCGCCGACGTCATGGCCGAGTCGCTCGACAAGACGTCGCTCGGCGACCTCGCGGCCGGGGCCGAGGTCAACCTCGAGCGCGCGATGGCGGCGGGCGGGCGCATGGGCGGCCACGTCGTGCAGGGTCACGTCGACGGCACGGGCGCCCTGATCGACCGCACCCCGAGCGAGCACTGGGAGGTGCTGCGCTTCTCGCTGCCCAGCGACCTCGCGCGCTACCTCGTGCCGAAGGGCTCGATCACGGTCCAGGGCGTCTCGCTCACGGTCGTCGAGGTCACCGACCCCCAGGATCCCGCTCCCTGGTTCTCGGTGTCCCTCATCCCCACCACCCTCGCGGACACGACCCTCGGCACCCTCGCCCCCGGCGACCGGGTGAACCTCGAGGTCGACGTCCTCGCCAAGTACGTGGAGCGGCTGCTCGCCGCCCGCCTCCCGAAGGAGAACCCCGCATGA
- the ribD gene encoding bifunctional diaminohydroxyphosphoribosylaminopyrimidine deaminase/5-amino-6-(5-phosphoribosylamino)uracil reductase RibD has translation MASDTELQAMRTALEAARSTARTLPNPRVGCVLLAPSGEVLAVGAHHGAGTAHAEVDALQQAGDAARGATAVVTLEPCAHTGRTGPCVDALLAAGVARVVHGQSDPNPEAAGGAERLRAAGVDVEGGVLAEDAAALNVEWTFAVTHGRPFVTWKYAATMDGLSAAPDGSSKWITSSEARRDVQRFRAEADAIMAGTGAVLADDPRLTVRDADDLPLPYAQQPLRVVVGESRIPSYYRVFDRVAPTLLVQTREPDEVLSKMVENGVRHVWLEGGPRLAGGFWNAGLVDRVIGYIAPAMLGSGRAALEGEAATLADLRPIDLDDVTRIGPDIRIIGTPGRAPREEMP, from the coding sequence ATGGCGAGCGACACCGAGCTGCAGGCGATGCGCACGGCCCTCGAGGCCGCCCGATCCACCGCGCGGACGCTCCCGAACCCCCGCGTCGGCTGCGTGCTCCTCGCCCCGTCGGGCGAGGTCCTCGCCGTGGGTGCGCACCACGGCGCCGGGACAGCCCACGCCGAGGTCGACGCGCTGCAGCAGGCCGGCGACGCGGCCCGCGGCGCCACGGCCGTCGTCACCCTCGAGCCCTGCGCCCACACCGGACGCACCGGCCCCTGCGTCGACGCGCTGCTCGCGGCAGGGGTCGCGCGGGTGGTGCACGGGCAGTCCGACCCGAACCCCGAGGCTGCGGGCGGCGCCGAGCGGCTGCGCGCGGCCGGTGTCGACGTCGAGGGCGGTGTCCTCGCCGAGGACGCCGCGGCGCTCAACGTCGAGTGGACCTTCGCCGTCACGCACGGACGTCCGTTCGTGACCTGGAAGTACGCGGCCACGATGGACGGCCTCAGCGCTGCCCCGGACGGCTCGAGCAAGTGGATCACCTCGAGCGAGGCCCGCCGCGACGTCCAGCGCTTCCGCGCGGAGGCCGACGCGATCATGGCGGGCACCGGAGCGGTGCTGGCCGACGACCCGCGCCTGACGGTGCGCGACGCCGACGACCTGCCGCTGCCCTACGCGCAGCAGCCGTTGCGCGTGGTCGTGGGGGAGTCGCGCATCCCCTCCTACTACCGGGTCTTCGACCGGGTGGCGCCCACGCTGCTCGTGCAGACGCGTGAGCCCGACGAGGTGCTGTCCAAGATGGTCGAGAACGGCGTCCGGCACGTGTGGCTGGAGGGCGGGCCCCGCCTCGCGGGCGGCTTCTGGAACGCCGGGCTGGTCGATCGCGTCATCGGCTACATCGCCCCGGCGATGCTGGGCTCGGGACGAGCCGCGCTGGAGGGCGAGGCCGCCACGCTCGCCGACCTGCGGCCGATCGACCTCGACGACGTCACGCGGATCGGACCCGACATCCGCATCATCGGCACGCCCGGGCGTGCCCCGCGGGAGGAGATGCCCTGA
- a CDS encoding GNAT family N-acetyltransferase, producing MRWRVRATFPDRPGLLGRVAQACGDADVNIVAMQVFSTRPTVTDEFVVEGDDGLTELALAGLFTEAGGAEVSVTRADGDAHLDAPTRYLDAVHEVLEGGRDVEEVLGELLAIAPPDVADYAGHDVLDLRRRNGSTLRVSRAVPFTAVERARAQALLSLVSDAGVDVPLIAPSPRHPVPLVRVAGLADIEAVSALHERCSVDTLYTRYQVPLRMPMTTRMARRLVTPEHGIALVVQVGLDLVGHGVLERGVLEGRPDDHVFQLLVEDAWQGRGFGTLLVKQAARHAKTDGAERLTFVSAGSNDTLLRAVGAAGFVARVERHDAAVHVTVPLSGVRAVETA from the coding sequence ATGAGGTGGAGGGTGCGGGCGACGTTCCCGGACAGGCCGGGACTGCTCGGTCGGGTGGCGCAGGCGTGCGGCGACGCGGACGTCAACATCGTCGCGATGCAGGTCTTCTCGACCCGCCCGACGGTGACCGACGAGTTCGTCGTGGAGGGTGACGACGGCCTGACGGAGCTGGCGCTCGCGGGGCTGTTCACCGAGGCGGGCGGCGCGGAGGTCTCGGTGACGCGGGCCGACGGCGACGCGCACCTCGACGCGCCGACCCGGTACCTGGACGCCGTGCACGAGGTGCTGGAAGGAGGTCGCGACGTCGAGGAGGTGCTGGGCGAGCTGCTCGCCATCGCCCCGCCCGACGTCGCCGACTACGCCGGTCACGACGTGCTCGACCTGCGACGTCGCAACGGCTCGACGCTCAGGGTCAGCCGCGCGGTGCCGTTCACGGCGGTCGAGCGCGCGCGGGCCCAGGCGCTGCTGTCGCTGGTCAGCGACGCGGGGGTCGACGTGCCGCTGATCGCGCCGTCGCCGCGTCACCCCGTCCCGCTGGTGCGGGTGGCCGGTCTCGCCGACATCGAGGCCGTGTCGGCCCTGCACGAGCGGTGCAGCGTCGACACGCTCTACACGCGCTACCAGGTGCCCCTGCGGATGCCGATGACGACGCGCATGGCGCGCCGCCTCGTGACGCCCGAGCACGGGATCGCCCTGGTCGTGCAGGTCGGGCTCGACCTCGTGGGTCACGGCGTCCTCGAGCGGGGCGTGCTGGAGGGCCGTCCCGACGACCACGTCTTCCAGCTGCTCGTCGAGGACGCCTGGCAGGGTCGCGGTTTCGGCACCCTGCTCGTCAAGCAGGCCGCCCGGCACGCGAAGACCGACGGTGCCGAGCGGCTCACGTTCGTCTCTGCGGGCTCCAACGACACCCTGCTCCGGGCCGTCGGAGCCGCTGGCTTCGTCGCCCGCGTGGAACGTCACGACGCCGCCGTGCACGTCACCGTCCCGCTGTCCGGGGTGCGGGCGGTCGAGACGGCCTGA
- a CDS encoding PH domain-containing protein, with protein MRTTYRPGGTRYVAYGSCVALVAMSVAVTLALPQDIRAQVTLSQALTLYGSIAVFLVILHGIGRSRVTVDDNELEVVNGFRTHHVPWSRVRGFAFGEGAPWPTLVTVDDERLMLFALQGSSGHGRVRDAVDDLVRRVP; from the coding sequence GTGAGGACGACCTACCGCCCGGGCGGCACCCGGTACGTCGCGTACGGGTCGTGCGTGGCGCTCGTGGCGATGAGCGTGGCCGTCACGCTGGCGCTGCCGCAGGACATCCGCGCGCAGGTGACGCTGTCGCAGGCGCTCACGCTGTACGGCTCGATCGCCGTGTTCCTCGTGATCCTGCACGGCATCGGCCGCAGCCGGGTGACGGTGGACGACAACGAGCTCGAGGTCGTCAACGGCTTCCGCACGCACCACGTGCCGTGGTCGCGGGTCCGTGGCTTCGCGTTCGGCGAGGGCGCCCCGTGGCCGACGCTGGTGACCGTCGACGACGAGCGGCTCATGCTGTTCGCGCTGCAGGGGTCCAGCGGCCACGGTCGGGTGCGGGACGCGGTCGACGACCTCGTGCGGCGCGTCCCGTGA
- a CDS encoding SseB family protein, which produces MTGRSLAEPAFPDDDGRLDPRLGAVLGDTTAVLSLLGQVRVFVPIVATLGEASRAAGPEALVSGDKDADMAAVLMTGRDGRQALLTFTSLDAMARWNPQARPVPVWGQAAAVAALSEGAAAILLDLGSPHFQVVETDDLRHLAAGDRLVATDAGHAWVTGS; this is translated from the coding sequence GTGACCGGCCGTTCGCTCGCCGAGCCGGCGTTCCCCGACGACGACGGCCGGCTCGACCCGCGCCTCGGCGCGGTGCTCGGCGACACCACGGCGGTGCTCTCGCTGCTGGGCCAGGTGCGGGTGTTCGTCCCGATCGTGGCCACCCTCGGTGAGGCGAGCCGCGCCGCCGGGCCGGAGGCGCTCGTGTCGGGCGACAAGGACGCCGACATGGCGGCGGTGCTCATGACCGGCCGCGACGGCCGCCAGGCGCTGCTCACCTTCACGAGCCTCGACGCGATGGCGCGCTGGAACCCGCAGGCACGTCCGGTGCCCGTGTGGGGACAGGCCGCCGCCGTCGCGGCCCTCTCCGAGGGTGCCGCCGCGATCCTGCTCGACCTCGGCTCGCCGCACTTCCAGGTGGTCGAGACCGACGACCTGCGCCACCTCGCCGCCGGCGACCGGCTCGTCGCCACCGACGCCGGCCACGCCTGGGTCACGGGGAGCTGA